In Ailuropoda melanoleuca isolate Jingjing chromosome 4, ASM200744v2, whole genome shotgun sequence, the following proteins share a genomic window:
- the HYAL2 gene encoding hyaluronidase-2 isoform X5: protein MRPFSPEVSRDKWADCYQLGTYPYYTSAGEPVFGGLPQNASLDTHLAHSFQDILAAIPASDFSGLAVIDWEAWRPRWAFNWDTKDIYRQRSRTLVQGQHPDWPAPWVEAAARDQFQEAARAWMAGTLKLGQALRPRGLWGFYGFPDCYNYDFLSPNYTGQCPPGISAQNDQLGWLWGQSRALYPSIYMPAELEGRGKGQMYVRHRVGEAFRVALGVGDPNLPVLPYAQIFYDKTNRFLPLDELEHSLGESAAQGAAGVVLWVSWENTKTKESCQAIKEYVDTTLGPFLLNVTSGALLCSQALCSGHGRCARRPSHPEALLILNPTSFSIQLTRGGGPLTLQGALSLEDRMRMAVEFQCRCYHGWKGAQCEQRGMW, encoded by the exons ATGAGGCCCTTCAGCCCAGAGGTCAGCAGGGACAAGTGGGCAGACTG CTACCAGCTGGGCACGTACCCCTACTACACGTCTGCTGGGGAGCCTGTGTTTGGTGGCCTGCCCCAGAATGCCAGCCTGGATACCCACCTGGCCCACTCCTTCCAGGACATCCTGGCTGCCATCCCTGCGTCAGACTTCTCAGGGCTGGCGGTCATCGACTGGGAGGCATGGCGCCCACGCTGGGCCTTCAACTGGGACACCAAGGACATTTACCGGCAGCGCTCACGGACACTGGTACAGGGGCAGCATCCCGACTGGCCAGCTCCTTGGGTGGAAGCAGCAGCGCGGGACCAGTTCCAGGAGGCCGCGCGGGCCTGGATGGCAGGCACTCTCAAGCTGGGGCAAGCACTGAGGCCTCGGGGCCTCTGGGGCTTCTATGGCTTCCCTGACTGTTATAACTATGACTTTCTAAGCCCCAACTATACCGGCCAGTGTCCACCGGGTATCAGTGCCCAGAATGACCagctggggtggctgtggggcCAGAGCCGTGCCCTCTACCCCAGCATCTACATGCCTGCAGAGttggagggcagggggaagggacagatgTATGTGCGGCATCGTGTAGGGGAGGCATTCCGTGTGGCTCTGGGTGTGGGGGACCCCAATCTGCCGGTGCTGCCCTATGCTCAGATCTTCTACGACAAGACGAACCGCTTTCTGCCCCTG GATGAGCTGGAGCACAGCCTGGGGGAGAGTGCAGCCCAGGGAGCAGCAGGAGTGGTACTCTGGGTGAGCTGGGAGAACACAAAAACCAAG GAATCATGCCAGGCCATCAAGGAGTATGTGGACACCACCCTGGGGCCCTTCCTCCTCAACGTGACCAGTGGGGCTCTTCTGTGCAGTCAAGCCCTGTGCTCAGGCCATGGTCGCTGtgccaggcgccccagccaccCTGAGGCCCTCCTCATCCTCAACCCCACCAGTTTCTCCATCCAGCTCACTCGTGGTGGCGGGCCCCTGACCCTACAAGGCGCCCTCTCACTTGAGGATCGGATGCGGATGGCTGTGGAGTTCCAGTGTCGCTGCTACCATGGCTGGAAGGGAGCACAGTGTGAGCAGCGGGGCATGTGGTGA
- the HYAL2 gene encoding hyaluronidase-2 isoform X3 — protein sequence MRPFSPEVSLGPSSAMAVHLLPTYALFLTLLGTIQGSRNPMVPNQPFTTIWNANTQWCLEKYGVDVDVSVFDVVANPGQTFRGPDMTIFYSYQLGTYPYYTSAGEPVFGGLPQNASLDTHLAHSFQDILAAIPASDFSGLAVIDWEAWRPRWAFNWDTKDIYRQRSRTLVQGQHPDWPAPWVEAAARDQFQEAARAWMAGTLKLGQALRPRGLWGFYGFPDCYNYDFLSPNYTGQCPPGISAQNDQLGWLWGQSRALYPSIYMPAELEGRGKGQMYVRHRVGEAFRVALGVGDPNLPVLPYAQIFYDKTNRFLPLDELEHSLGESAAQGAAGVVLWVSWENTKTKESCQAIKEYVDTTLGPFLLNVTSGALLCSQALCSGHGRCARRPSHPEALLILNPTSFSIQLTRGGGPLTLQGALSLEDRMRMAVEFQCRCYHGWKGAQCEQRGMW from the exons ATGAGGCCCTTCAGCCCAGAG GTTTCCCTAGGCCCATCCTCTGCCATGGCAGTCCACCTGCTTCCCACCTACGCCCTCTTCCTGACCTTGCTCGGCACAATCCAAGGCTCAAGGAACCCCATGGTACCCAACCAGCCCTTCACCACCATCTGGAATGCAAACACCCAGTGGTGCCTGGAGAAATATGGCGTGGACGTGGATGTCAGTGTTTTCGATGTGGTGGCCAACCCAGGGCAGACCTTCCGCGGCCCTGACATGACCATTTTCTACAGCTACCAGCTGGGCACGTACCCCTACTACACGTCTGCTGGGGAGCCTGTGTTTGGTGGCCTGCCCCAGAATGCCAGCCTGGATACCCACCTGGCCCACTCCTTCCAGGACATCCTGGCTGCCATCCCTGCGTCAGACTTCTCAGGGCTGGCGGTCATCGACTGGGAGGCATGGCGCCCACGCTGGGCCTTCAACTGGGACACCAAGGACATTTACCGGCAGCGCTCACGGACACTGGTACAGGGGCAGCATCCCGACTGGCCAGCTCCTTGGGTGGAAGCAGCAGCGCGGGACCAGTTCCAGGAGGCCGCGCGGGCCTGGATGGCAGGCACTCTCAAGCTGGGGCAAGCACTGAGGCCTCGGGGCCTCTGGGGCTTCTATGGCTTCCCTGACTGTTATAACTATGACTTTCTAAGCCCCAACTATACCGGCCAGTGTCCACCGGGTATCAGTGCCCAGAATGACCagctggggtggctgtggggcCAGAGCCGTGCCCTCTACCCCAGCATCTACATGCCTGCAGAGttggagggcagggggaagggacagatgTATGTGCGGCATCGTGTAGGGGAGGCATTCCGTGTGGCTCTGGGTGTGGGGGACCCCAATCTGCCGGTGCTGCCCTATGCTCAGATCTTCTACGACAAGACGAACCGCTTTCTGCCCCTG GATGAGCTGGAGCACAGCCTGGGGGAGAGTGCAGCCCAGGGAGCAGCAGGAGTGGTACTCTGGGTGAGCTGGGAGAACACAAAAACCAAG GAATCATGCCAGGCCATCAAGGAGTATGTGGACACCACCCTGGGGCCCTTCCTCCTCAACGTGACCAGTGGGGCTCTTCTGTGCAGTCAAGCCCTGTGCTCAGGCCATGGTCGCTGtgccaggcgccccagccaccCTGAGGCCCTCCTCATCCTCAACCCCACCAGTTTCTCCATCCAGCTCACTCGTGGTGGCGGGCCCCTGACCCTACAAGGCGCCCTCTCACTTGAGGATCGGATGCGGATGGCTGTGGAGTTCCAGTGTCGCTGCTACCATGGCTGGAAGGGAGCACAGTGTGAGCAGCGGGGCATGTGGTGA
- the HYAL2 gene encoding hyaluronidase-2 isoform X4: MAVHLLPTYALFLTLLGTIQGSRNPMVPNQPFTTIWNANTQWCLEKYGVDVDVSVFDVVANPGQTFRGPDMTIFYSYQLGTYPYYTSAGEPVFGGLPQNASLDTHLAHSFQDILAAIPASDFSGLAVIDWEAWRPRWAFNWDTKDIYRQRSRTLVQGQHPDWPAPWVEAAARDQFQEAARAWMAGTLKLGQALRPRGLWGFYGFPDCYNYDFLSPNYTGQCPPGISAQNDQLGWLWGQSRALYPSIYMPAELEGRGKGQMYVRHRVGEAFRVALGVGDPNLPVLPYAQIFYDKTNRFLPLDELEHSLGESAAQGAAGVVLWVSWENTKTKESCQAIKEYVDTTLGPFLLNVTSGALLCSQALCSGHGRCARRPSHPEALLILNPTSFSIQLTRGGGPLTLQGALSLEDRMRMAVEFQCRCYHGWKGAQCEQRGMW; this comes from the exons ATGGCAGTCCACCTGCTTCCCACCTACGCCCTCTTCCTGACCTTGCTCGGCACAATCCAAGGCTCAAGGAACCCCATGGTACCCAACCAGCCCTTCACCACCATCTGGAATGCAAACACCCAGTGGTGCCTGGAGAAATATGGCGTGGACGTGGATGTCAGTGTTTTCGATGTGGTGGCCAACCCAGGGCAGACCTTCCGCGGCCCTGACATGACCATTTTCTACAGCTACCAGCTGGGCACGTACCCCTACTACACGTCTGCTGGGGAGCCTGTGTTTGGTGGCCTGCCCCAGAATGCCAGCCTGGATACCCACCTGGCCCACTCCTTCCAGGACATCCTGGCTGCCATCCCTGCGTCAGACTTCTCAGGGCTGGCGGTCATCGACTGGGAGGCATGGCGCCCACGCTGGGCCTTCAACTGGGACACCAAGGACATTTACCGGCAGCGCTCACGGACACTGGTACAGGGGCAGCATCCCGACTGGCCAGCTCCTTGGGTGGAAGCAGCAGCGCGGGACCAGTTCCAGGAGGCCGCGCGGGCCTGGATGGCAGGCACTCTCAAGCTGGGGCAAGCACTGAGGCCTCGGGGCCTCTGGGGCTTCTATGGCTTCCCTGACTGTTATAACTATGACTTTCTAAGCCCCAACTATACCGGCCAGTGTCCACCGGGTATCAGTGCCCAGAATGACCagctggggtggctgtggggcCAGAGCCGTGCCCTCTACCCCAGCATCTACATGCCTGCAGAGttggagggcagggggaagggacagatgTATGTGCGGCATCGTGTAGGGGAGGCATTCCGTGTGGCTCTGGGTGTGGGGGACCCCAATCTGCCGGTGCTGCCCTATGCTCAGATCTTCTACGACAAGACGAACCGCTTTCTGCCCCTG GATGAGCTGGAGCACAGCCTGGGGGAGAGTGCAGCCCAGGGAGCAGCAGGAGTGGTACTCTGGGTGAGCTGGGAGAACACAAAAACCAAG GAATCATGCCAGGCCATCAAGGAGTATGTGGACACCACCCTGGGGCCCTTCCTCCTCAACGTGACCAGTGGGGCTCTTCTGTGCAGTCAAGCCCTGTGCTCAGGCCATGGTCGCTGtgccaggcgccccagccaccCTGAGGCCCTCCTCATCCTCAACCCCACCAGTTTCTCCATCCAGCTCACTCGTGGTGGCGGGCCCCTGACCCTACAAGGCGCCCTCTCACTTGAGGATCGGATGCGGATGGCTGTGGAGTTCCAGTGTCGCTGCTACCATGGCTGGAAGGGAGCACAGTGTGAGCAGCGGGGCATGTGGTGA